DNA from Hippoglossus hippoglossus isolate fHipHip1 chromosome 1, fHipHip1.pri, whole genome shotgun sequence:
ccataaactgttttgcctgctgccgtctggccgacggtaccgcagcatccgggcccccccaccaggctcagagacagtttcctCCCCCAGgacataagacttttaaactcctccaatctgcaataactccactaaaccagcaccttagcatatttgcactattgcacataattgcactattgttttttttctttaggtgtatatatatttagatatatttttttttttctattttaaacttgatattctattttatattattttattcaatattttttaacttgtaatattcggagcattgctataagagagcctgtgacccaagcacaaagaaccaacacaacagTCAAAGATGTTTATTGTTGAACTCCCCTGAAAGATACAGagtcttacacacacatttagatatGCATCTATATGTAGACTGTATATGACTATTGACAGGGACAtgatattataatttaaaaacagttataTTCCATGTTCATGTGTAAACAGACAGAACGTGCACAGCTACAAGCTTTGggctgcagatgttttcacGTGCACATCACTGCTGACCCCGTTTCTGAGTCTgatcagagagcagaggccAAATTCCATATTTGATCAGCGACTCTTCCCGTCAGCCTGAGCTCGATATTCAGCTGTAAATCATCCAACAAGCACACAGgtagtttttaaatcagttgTGAGGCATATTATAGTTActgcattatttcatttaaCAGAGGGAAATAAACATCAGACTCAGTATCAGCACTaaagcaaaaagaaacacattataAGACTCCTCCACACACTCGAATCTGTGGAAAGCTCTTTGAACATTAGCAACGTTTCAGTCAGAGATTctttgaagatgtttttctcactgagagtctgaagcttcatgtgtttgttccatagtttcatctggttagttctggtttcacattgtaattcaggGACTAAAGATTTCAGACACGACGACAGTTGAACCGATTTTTAATCTTATAATTGTCCGAACACTGGACGATTTGGCCAGAACATGAAACCACAAACTTGCCGACTGTAGGAAACAATCTCACAGTGACGAttgaaatctcacagaaacGCACGAGATTCCTCTTCTTCCGTTGTTTTATGGCGGTGTGGAACACTCGCGTGATTGGACGAGActtcagaaggaaaacaaacatggaggcgtGTTCTGTTTTACagcaaaaaacagaaaagaaatgaaaaccactGATGTCGTCATGGCCTAGAAGGCTGAATTGGCTGATACAGTTTGTAGCCTGAGCTGAAGCTGAGTTTTATTGTTTAGTCGCAGCTGTAAAAGTACACAACATCCTCATTGGCTTGTGCTGTTTTCTGTCGGAGCCAATTACCGTGGATATGAAACATGTTTCATGTCAGGAATGACCCTGCGATGGTCAAAGGTGAAAACTGGGTCTGAAGTGTGTCGCAGCCTTAACGAGCAGCGATCGAAGGGGCAGAGAGAACATCACTTGTTtatcacaggaaacacaggaggttcaggaagtgaagtgacCGGAAATAGGACAACAtgtgagtttcaaaataaaacgaggCAACATGCAGAATAAAAGGGTCGTTAAACTAAAGCGGAGATGtgacattgatttgttttgatgtagAACACTTGTGTCAATCAGTAGAACTACACAAACCGCCGCAGTGAGCACGAGAGGTCCCGGCCCGATGAAGCCAACAGAACCACTTCATCCGCAGAAAGCACTAAgaagacaaataataaaaactcaTTCTCTGGCATTGAGCGATTATTGATAAAGACTGATTGAAAACCGATTAAGACACAACGTTTGCTAACTGAGAGCTTCACTCACTCATTCTGCCTCTGACATGAGGCAGTTAACGTGTGCGCTGTCACAATCATCAGCTACACACGTTTGAGTGACCTTAATTTTTACGTCTTTTACAACACTTCTGGTTGTTGTTTGTGGAGGTGGATGCTTCATCGATGACTTCCAACACCACACTGACCTGGCGCTCTAAACTCTCCCTGAAGGCCAAACGCATGTATTCAGCTGACGTGTCAACAGGAACTATGATATGTGCCACAGTGGTGCTGCGTCCAGAAGCGCGTGGTCCGTTGATCTGGATTTGCAGGTTGTAACACCGCTGATTGTTCCTGTTGAACAGTCCCTGGTTGTCAAGGCGAAGATTGCTCGATGTAATCAACTCAGACCTGGACTGGTCAGTCAAGCCCTGGTTGTTCCATTGGTTAATTAAGTCTACGGCTTCATTGCGTAACTTTCTGTTGGTTGGAGCGATGTTACGAgaatctccttcttctctgaaCGTGGTCactctcctgttgttgttgtcttccCTGGTACAGATCACTCTTGGATTATTGGGTTGTCGTTTGGCGCGGTACGTCTGGGaagacacacactctccaggACCGATCACTCCACAGTAATCCCAGTCGTTGTTGGATGTTGTGTAGCACCAGGTGTAACTCTCACCATGCCTTCCACACTCGTGATTGAAGCGACAAGGCTCATTCTTGTAGGTGTGGTCTTGTAGTAGCCCCAGTCATCTCCATCATGGCACCAGAAGTAATCCTCTGACTCATAATACTGACAGCTGTCAACACATTGTCTCTGATACCTGGTGTGATAAATCATTGCCCTCGGCTCCACCCGAGCACATTTGTCCCAGTGTCCTCCCCACAACAAACACTTGTAGAAGCTTTCTCCATATTTGCCACAGGCATTGAGACAGGGGTTGCCTTTGTAATCAATGTTCTCTCCTGGTGAGCAGTAGTCCCAGCCCTCTTGGGAATGGCACCAGTAGTAGTCAGAACCGCGCTTTTCACACCTGTCAGAACATCGCACATCGTACGTGGAGGTGAAATACTTCGCCGGACATTCGTCAATGCATTGATCCCAAAAGGTGGAGGTTTCTCCAGGCGTGAGCCACAGTGAGAAGCAGAGGATGAAAGTGAACGACAGAGTGGAACGTCTCCTCGGATCTTCCATTtcagctctgtgctgcagagagagggggggggggggaggggggggggggggggggggagagaggggggggggagagagagaagaggggggggagagggagagagagagagagagagagagagagagagagagagggggggggggagggagggagggatagagggggggggggcgagagggagagagagagagagagggagagagagagtgggggggagagagagagagagagggggggcgagagagagagagagagagagagagagagagagagagagagagagggagagaggggggggggagagagagagagatagagagagaggggggcgagagagagagagagagagagagagagagagagagggggggggggagagagagagaagaggggggggggagagagagagagagagagagagagggagagagagagagaggggggggggagagggagagagagagagggagagagagagagagggagagagagagagaggggggggagagagagagagggggggggagagagagaagggggggggagagggagagagagagagagagagagagagagagagagagagggggggggggagagagagagagagagagggggggggagagagagagagagagagagggagagggagagagagagagagagagagagagagggagagagggggggggagagggagagagaggggggcgagagagagagagagagagagagagagagagagagagagggagagaggggggggagagggagagagatagagagagaggggggcgagagaaagagagagagagagagagagagagaggggggggggagagagagagaagaggggggtgagagggagagagagagagagagagggagagagagagagagagagagagagagaggggggagggagagcgagagagagagggagagagagagagagggggggtgggaaagagagagaaggggggagggagagagagagagagagagagagagagagagagagagagagggggggggagagagagagagagagagggggggggagagagagagagagagagagagggagagggagagagagagtgggggggagagagagagagaggggggcgagagagagagagagagagagagagagagagagggggggagagggagagagatagagagagaggggggcgagagagagagagagagagagagagggagagagagagaggggggggggagagagggagagagagagagggagagagagagagagggagagagagagagggggggagagagagagggggggggagagagagagaagaggggggggggagagagagagagagagagaggaagaatatAATTAAATTGGAATATTAATCGATGAGTAAAAGATTCACCTGAACAAGTTAATATAGTTAATCAGTACATTTTAGAATTCAGTAAATAattatggaataaaaaaatgtaaatgttgttaaaaCCTTTATAAATTACTGGATTCACAAATTACATTAAGAACACAGATTTTAATCggatatttaaaatgagaattACCTTTCTTGTTTACGTTTACATCTGAATGCTGAGATAGTGaagattataattataataatgacgATGTCAGAAATAAACTAACGATAAAAGAAATTTAGAAATAATATTGTCAGAAAAATACTGTAACAGTAAATGAGTGAATGagactcaaacaaaacaaattaaataaaaaggaaaagagtttatgaaaactgttttgaagAATCTATTTAAAGTCATGTTTATTTGTGCAGTGCTCATATAACTCTACAATAATATAGAGTTACAGACATACTGACAATGCAAGTATATGAATAATAACGACAACAACGACAGTCAGAATAAAAAAGATTGAGTAATAATAGAACCaatgattataaaatatatctgttgatatttttatgaattaaatCGACTGCGTCCCCTCAGACGTGGacatttcttttcatgtctAGAGATAATAGAAAAACTGTTACCGTCTGTTGCTCGTTCCGAAGTCTGTTATCTGCTTCTGAATTTCTGATATGTATACGCACGGCGTTGGACTGAAGCATTGTGGGAAACCTTGAACCTTGAACCGATCTCGTTAAACACTGTTCAATATTTctgtttgagtccaagtgacctTAGATCACATTCAACTTAATCTGCTTTATCGTCATCGTGGTGCACAGACGGAATATCTTCCTCCGTGTTTATTACATTGCAGAgtgcatattattattatacatatgATTGTATAAAGTCATTATAAGAACTTCTTGTCGTGTTCATCTATATTTTGTAGTCGAGTGTCAACAAACACGTTCTCAGAAATGTTGTAATATCACAGACGACCGAGGGTCAGACGATTAAACAAATAAGAGACAGTTCCAGTCAGTGGAAAAAactaagaagaaaacaaaccaaaactcatgtgtttttatattggaTTGGATTATATTACAATTACAGTAGGTaggtagttagttagttagttagttaggtgggtaggtaggtgggtGTGTATGTCGTCCAGTAACAAGTAATAACAGGTTGCACTGGTTGGCCAACATAATAAAAAACCTAAACAGATTATAAAGACaatattcaacacacacacacacacacacagagaccagaGTGGATTCTGAGCAAAGCTTTAATAAGGAAAAACAGAACATCATGAAAAtcagtgatgcattttacatAGATTTGATTATATAGATTACATAAGTAGGTTGTCGTGGATTTTGGTTCATCACTGCTGACCCCGTTTCTGAGTCTgatcagagagcagaggccAAATTCAATATTTGATCAGCGACTCTTTCCGTCAGCCTGAGCTCGATATTCAGCTGTAAATCATCCAACAAGCACACAGgtagtttttaaatcagttgTGAGGCATATTATAGTTActgcattatttcatttaacagaggaaaataaacatcagaCTCAGTATCAGCACTaaagcaaaaagaaacacattataAGACTCCTCCACACACTCGAATCTGTGGAAAGCTCTTTGAACATTAGCAACGTTTCAGTCAGAGATTctttgaagatgtttttctcactgagagtctgaagcttcatgtgtttgttccatagtttcatctggttagttctggtttcacattgtaattcaggGACTAAAGATTTCAGACACGACGACAGTTGAACCGATTTTTTATCTTATAATTGTCCGAACACTGGACGATTTGGCCAGAACGTGAAACCACAAACTTGCCGACTGTAGGAAACAATCTCACAGTGACGAttgaaatctcacagaaacGCACGAGATTCCTCTTCTTCCGTTGTTTTATGGCGGTGTGGAACACTCGCGTGATTGGACGAGActtcagaaggaaaacaaacatggaggcgtGTTCTGTTTTACAgcaaaaagcagaaaagaaatgaaaaccactGATGTCGTCATGGCCTAGAAGGCTGAATTGGCTGATACAGTTTGTAGCCTGAGCTGAAGCTGAGTTTTATTGTTTAGTCGCAGCTGTAAAAGTACACAACATCCTCATTGGCTTGTGCTGTTTTCTGTCGGAGCCAATTACCGTGGATATGAAACATGTTTCATGTCAGGAATGACCCTGCGATGGTCAAAGGTGAAAACTGGGTCTGAAGTGTGTCGCAGCCTTAACGAGCAGCGATCGAAGGGGCAGAGAGAACATCACTTGTTtatcacaggaaacacaggaggttcaggaagtgaagtgacCGGAAATAGGACAACAtgtgagtttcaaaataaaacgaggCAACATGCAGAATAAAAGGGTCGTTAAACTAAAGCGGAGATGtgacattgatttgttttgatgtagAACACTTGTGTCAATCAGTAGAACTACACAAACCGCCGCAGTGAGCACGAGAGGTCCCGGCCCGATGAAGCCAACAGAACCACTTCATCCGCAGAAAGCACTAAgaagacaaataataaaaactcaTTCTCTGGGATTGAGCGATTATTGATAAAGACTGATTGAAAACCGATTAAAACACAACGTTTGCTAACTGAGAGCTTCACTCACTCATTCTGCCTCTGACATGAGGCAGTTAACGTGTGCGCTGTCACAATCATCAGCTACACACGTTTGAGTGACCTTAATTTTTACGTCGTTTACAACACTTCTGGTTGTTGTTTGTGGAGTTGGAGGCTTCCTCGACTTCCAACACCACACTGACCTGGCGCTGTAAACTCTCCCTGAAGGCCCAACGCATGTATTCAGCTGACGTGTCATCAGGAACTATGATCTGTGCCACAGTGGTGCTTTCTCCAGGACCGCGTTGTCCGTTGAGCTGGATTTGCAGGTTGTAACACAACTGATCGCTCCTGTTGAACAGTCCCTGGTTGTAAAGGCGAAGATTGCTCGATGTAATCAACTCAGACCTGGACTGGTTACTCAAGTGCTGGTTGTTCCATTGGTTAATTAAGTCTACGGCTTTGCTGCGTTGCCTATTGGTGGTTTCAGCGATGGTACTAgaatctccttcttctctgaaCGTGGTCACCCTCCTGTTTTTGTTGTCTTCCCTGGTACAGATCACTCTTGGATTATTGGATTGTTGTTTGGCGCGGGACGtctgggaaaacacacactctccaggACCGATCACTCCACAGTAATCCCAGTCGTTGTTGGATGTTGTGTAGCACCAGGTGTAACTCTGACCATAGCTTCCACACTCGTGATTGAAGCGACAAGGCTCATTCTTGTAGGTGTGGTCTCGTAGAGGTGAGCAGTAGCCCCAGCCAGCTCCATCATGGCACCAGAAGTAATCCCCTGACTCATGATACCGACAGCTGTCAACACATTGTTTCTGATACCTGGTGTGATAAATCATTGCCCTCGGCTCCACCCGAGCACATTTGCCCCAGGATCCTTCCCACAAGTAACACTGGTAGAAGCTGTCTTCTCCATGTTTGCCACAGGCATTGAGACAGCGGTTGCCTTCGTAATCAATGTCCTCTCCTGGTGAGCAGTAGTCCCAGCCCTTTTGGGAATTGCACTTGTAGTAGTCAGAACCGCGCTTTTCACACCTGTTAGAACAATGCACATCGTACGTGGAGGTGAAATGTGTCGCCGGACATTCGTCAATGCATTGATCCAAAAAGGTGGAGGTTTCTCCAGGCGTGAGCCACAGTGAGAAGCAGAGGATGAAAGTGAACGACAGAGTGGAACGTCTCCTCGGATCTTCCATTtcagctctgtgctgcagagaggagagagagggggggaggggggggagagagagagagagaggggggggggagagagaagaggggggggggagggagagagagagagagagaagagaagaggagagagagagagagagggagagagagagaggggggagagagagagagagagaggaagaaagaaagaagagtgagagagagagagagagagagagagagggaggggggagagagagaagaggggggggagagagagagagagggggggggggggagagagagagagagagagagagagggggagagagagagaggggggagagagagagagagagaggaagaaagaaagaagagtgagagagagagagagagagagagagagggagggggggagagagagaagagggggggggagagagagagaggggggggggggggagagagagagagagagagagagagggggagagagagagagagaggggggggggaggggggagagagagggggagagagagaaagagagagagagagagggagaggaagaatataattaaaatcaatCCAATGGAATATTAATCGATGAGTCAAAGATTCACCTGAACAAGGGatttacaaatataatatagttAATCAGTACATTTTAGAATTCAGTAAATAattatggaataaaaaaatttaaatgtttacatttcatttcattttcaatatttgtttaaaaaacctttATAAATTATGGATTCACAAATTACATTAAGAACACAGATTTTAATCggatatttaaaatgagaattACCTTTCTTGTTTACGTTTACATCTGAATGCTGAGATAGTGaagattataattataataatgacgATGTCAGAAATAAACTAACGATAAAAGAAATTTAGAAATAATATTGTCAGAAAAATACTGTAACAGTAAATGAGTGAATGagactcaaacaaaacaaataaaataaaaaggaaaagagtttatgaaaactgttttgaagAATCTATTTAAAGTCATGTTTATTTGTGCAGTGCTCATATAACTCTACAATAATATAGAGTTACAGACATACTGACAATACAAGTATATGAATAATAACGACAATAATAACAGTCAGAATAAAAAAGATTGAGTAATAATAGAACCaatgattataaaatatatctgttgatatttttatgaattaaatCGACTGCGTCCCCTCAGACGTGGACATTTCTTCTCATGTCTAGAGATAATAGAAAAACTGTTACCGTCTGTTGCTCGTTCCGAAGTCTGTTATCTGCTTCTGAATTTCTGATATGTATACGCACGGCGTTGGACTGAAGCATTGTGGGAAACCTTGAAACTTGAACCAATCTCGTTAAACATTGTTCAATATTTctgtttgagtccaagtgacctTAGATCACATTCAACTTAATCTGCTTTATCGTCATCGTGGTGCACAGACGGAATATCTTCCTCCGTGTTTATTACATTGCAGAgtgcatattattattatacatatgATTGTATAAAGTCATTATAAGAACTTCTTGTTGTGTTCATCTATATTTTGTAGTCGAGTGTCAACAAACACGTTCTCGGAAATGTTGTAATATCACAGACGACCGAGGGTCAGACGATTAAACAGATAAGAGACAGTTCCAGTCAGTGGAAAAAactaagaagaaaacaaaccaaaactcatgtgtttttatattggaTTGGATTATATTACAATTACAGTAGGTaggtagttagttagttagttagttagttagttaggtAGGTGTGTATGTCGTCCAGTAACAAGTAATAACAGGTTGCACTGGTTGGCCAACATAATAAAAAACCTAAACAGATTATAAAGACAATATtcaacacgcacgcacgcacgtgcATATAGATTACATAAGTAGGTTGTCGTGGATTTTGGTTCATCACTGCTGACCCCGTTTCTGAGTCTgatcagagagcagaggccAAATTCAATATTTGATAAGCGACTCTTCCCGTCAGCCTGAGCTCGATATTCAGCTGTAAATCATCCAACAAGCACACAGGTAGTTAATTAGACGAGActtcagaaggaaaacaaacatggaggcgtgttctgttttgcagcaaaaaaacagaaaagagagagagagagactttttgACTTTTAAGATAACTTTTATTTAGATCATTTCATGATCTCTCCAATAGTAGCATcagcaaaaaaattataaataacacttcaatcagatcatattttacaaaagaaaaaactacatgtcacacacacacacacatggagtttaaaaatgaaggaCCAGTGAACCGTCCTCCTCTACTGAACATAGAACCTGTCTGATCCCCCACTGAGACGTAAAAGCTTCCAGGTTACTGGTCAGGCTGTAGAAGGCGTGTTCAATTCTCAGGCGAGTTGCTACCAAACCTTCGAAGCACTTCTCCACATCTGTCCAGCCCCCACCCAACATCTGGTTCTCCCTGCTCTTCCAGTGTTGGGGATCGGGTCCAGACAAAGGAATGCTGAGGCCTACAAGGGCCTTTCAGAGCCTGCCTCgagttgtttcctgctgtgaggccGAAGAGCACCCAGAATCCTTTTGGggcatccatgttttttttgacCGCCGCCCGAGGTCAAACTcgggccttccattggctgagagccaacagaccccacggccccccctggagggaggccggacacttctcaggtaataaatacattatcccttcaattcattgctttttcccgtgcgctgaagataggaccacaacctctcccggttcctccagatgatccagacacttaaagggagcaaccaatccaaacgtttgtattttaattttttaacttaagttcattcttttatttttgtgaacttcccttttttacctgagctttattttgaaacgacCGCGGCAAAGTCTTCCACTCGCAGGCCGAGTCCACCGACTTTTTCTGGATCCGCaaccacagctgctcctcagctgttcatacctgcagaAGGGCAAGACACATTCGCCACAAAGGGCAAGACACATTCGCCACGAAGGGCAAGAACCATTCGCCACGAAGGGCAAGACACATTCGCCACGAAGGGCAGGACACATTCGCCACGAAGGGCAAGACACATTCGCCACGAAGGGCAGGACACATTCGCCACGAAGGGCAAGAACCATTCGCCACGAAGGGCAAGACACATTCGCCACGAAGGGCAAGACACATTCGCCACGAAGGGCAAGACACATTCGCCAAGGAGAACGAGACGAATTCTCTCCTATCCGGCTCAGCTCAATCCCCGCTGCCACCGCGCGAATCAGCTGTTCTAGAGGCCACGAACACAATTCActtgtcttcccggaacgcgccgctcgcaCATCAACGAACCGTGGACCAgcaacaagtaagaggcttatgtctgggcagagactagtttaaacaTTAGCGTGTTATTACTTGAGTGTATATTTCTCTAGGACCGCCGACtccctttgttttgtgccagTGTGTCGTGACGAATCTGCATTTCCGGTCACGCTGCCGTACTGTGTGATCGTCAGACCTATTTTGCGGAGATTTTAACCCactaaaagatcggtacacagctggacggatcttagttcgtccgcttgggtaccgagtggtataGTCCCTGCAAAactgtctctggcggtgttttGAGATCTCCTAAcccttccagctcatctcaccaaggaaacctcctcgacctccaagctctaccaacgtcctagcagcgacgcgatgtcctgcttgcaaacttcagccagcaactgagctgcacagctcaacagaaaccagcaagacgacacagaactgcgaactgcacagcaacttcctttttcccctttccgcggacgggtaacacaactgggcttaataattatactaggctaagcaagactgtttattcgattctgtgtgatgtttataag
Protein-coding regions in this window:
- the LOC117768149 gene encoding uncharacterized protein LOC117768149, yielding LLQDHTYKNEPCRFNHECGRHGESYTWCYTTSNNDWDYCGVIGPGECVSSQTYRAKRQPNNPRVICTREDNNNRRVTTFREEGDSRNIAPTNRKLRNEAVDLINQWNNQGLTDQSRSELITSSNLRLDNQGLFNRNNQRCYNLQIQINGPRASGRSTTVAHIIVPVDTSAEYMRLAFRESLERQVSVVLEVIDEASTSTNNNQKCCKRRKN